From Phaeocystidibacter marisrubri, the proteins below share one genomic window:
- the dinB gene encoding DNA polymerase IV, translating into MSSVKPQRKRYLLRSSSERSIAHMDLDTFFVSVERLMDSRLNDKPILIGGTSDRGVVASCSYEARKFGVHSAMPMKMALNLCPEAIVIRGNSSNYTKYSQLVTDVIKDAVPAYEKSSIDEFYLDLTGMDRFFGCYQYTSELRQTIMKETGLPISFGLSVNKTVSKVATGEAKPNNQMHIDFGQERGFLAPLSVRKIPMVGEKTYQTLRHLGVRKIHTVQDMPMEMMERVLGKHGKVIWEKARGVDLTPIIPYSERKSISTERTFDKDTIDVVKLDSILTAMAENLAFQLRRGTKLTACVAVKVRYSDFNTHTLQARIPYTASDHILIPKVKELFRKLYDKRLLVRLIGIRMSHLVSGGHQMNLFEDNVEIQQLYQAMDKMRDKYGDRSVIRAAGMQARSIGRMMNPFNGDPPILLANRRS; encoded by the coding sequence ATGTCAAGCGTAAAGCCACAGCGAAAGCGGTACTTATTGCGGTCTTCTAGCGAGAGATCCATTGCTCACATGGACTTAGATACCTTCTTCGTCTCTGTGGAAAGACTGATGGATAGTCGTCTGAATGACAAGCCTATACTTATTGGCGGGACCAGCGATAGAGGGGTGGTGGCTTCGTGTAGTTATGAGGCTCGAAAATTCGGTGTGCATTCTGCTATGCCGATGAAGATGGCTCTTAACCTCTGTCCAGAGGCTATTGTCATTCGAGGAAACTCCTCCAATTACACAAAGTACTCGCAGCTAGTAACAGATGTTATCAAGGATGCGGTTCCGGCGTATGAGAAGTCATCCATCGATGAGTTTTATCTTGATTTGACGGGGATGGATCGCTTTTTCGGATGTTACCAATACACTTCAGAGCTGCGTCAGACAATTATGAAGGAAACGGGACTTCCTATTTCTTTTGGTTTATCAGTCAATAAGACGGTTTCAAAGGTGGCCACAGGAGAGGCGAAGCCGAATAACCAGATGCACATTGACTTTGGGCAAGAGCGGGGGTTTTTAGCGCCTTTGTCGGTTCGAAAGATTCCAATGGTTGGTGAAAAGACGTATCAAACCCTTCGGCACTTGGGGGTTAGGAAGATTCACACGGTTCAAGATATGCCTATGGAAATGATGGAGCGCGTGTTGGGTAAGCACGGCAAGGTGATTTGGGAGAAGGCTAGGGGAGTGGACTTGACGCCTATTATTCCATATTCAGAGCGCAAATCCATTTCTACCGAGCGGACCTTTGATAAGGATACTATAGATGTTGTGAAGCTGGATAGTATTCTAACGGCCATGGCTGAGAATTTAGCGTTCCAACTTAGGCGGGGAACGAAGTTAACCGCCTGTGTAGCTGTTAAGGTTCGCTATTCGGATTTCAATACACACACCCTGCAAGCTAGGATACCGTATACCGCTTCGGATCATATCCTAATACCAAAAGTAAAAGAGCTGTTTAGAAAACTATATGACAAGAGGTTGTTGGTTCGGCTTATTGGTATTCGAATGAGTCATCTGGTTAGCGGTGGACATCAAATGAATCTGTTTGAGGATAATGTTGAGATCCAACAGCTCTATCAGGCGATGGATAAAATGAGAGATAAGTATGGAGATCGGTCTGTTATTCGGGCGGCTGGAATGCAGGCTAGGAGTATAGGTAGAATGATGAATCCCTTTAATGGAGATCCGCCCATACTGTTGGCGAACAGAAGGTCGTGA
- a CDS encoding single-stranded DNA-binding protein — MKNSVNRVTLMGSLGKDPEITTFESGKKKASFSIATNDYYTNDKGERIESTEWHRAIAWGKDAEYVESHLRKGKRVILEGKLTTHSYEKGEQTHYVTEVRCNTLQVIASADTAKE; from the coding sequence ATGAAAAACAGTGTTAATCGTGTTACCCTAATGGGGTCGCTCGGGAAAGATCCTGAAATCACCACATTTGAAAGCGGCAAGAAGAAAGCCTCGTTCTCAATTGCTACAAATGATTACTACACCAACGACAAAGGTGAACGTATTGAATCGACGGAGTGGCATCGTGCTATTGCATGGGGTAAAGACGCCGAGTATGTAGAGTCACACTTAAGAAAGGGAAAACGCGTCATTTTAGAAGGAAAGCTCACTACTCACTCTTACGAAAAAGGCGAGCAAACCCACTATGTGACCGAAGTGAGATGCAATACGCTTCAAGTGATAGCTTCTGCTGATACCGCTAAGGAATAA
- a CDS encoding helix-turn-helix domain-containing protein gives MEDITKRITEIISKRKLSNGAFADKIGIKRPIISHILSGRNKPSLHVVLQILDAFPEIDPSWLLLGKSQKVENPPIPQEPLEKTGAPELPFTETKSEEISEKDDSLPSTLLLIEGNEFRIIKKSN, from the coding sequence ATGGAAGATATTACCAAACGTATAACAGAGATCATTTCTAAACGGAAATTGAGCAACGGGGCCTTTGCCGACAAGATTGGAATCAAGCGTCCCATTATTAGTCACATCTTATCGGGACGAAATAAGCCTAGTTTACACGTGGTACTTCAGATTCTTGACGCTTTTCCAGAGATAGACCCATCTTGGCTTCTTTTAGGCAAATCTCAGAAGGTTGAAAATCCTCCTATTCCACAGGAACCCCTTGAAAAAACAGGTGCTCCAGAGCTTCCTTTCACTGAAACAAAATCTGAAGAGATTTCTGAAAAAGATGATAGCCTCCCTTCTACCCTACTATTAATAGAAGGAAACGAGTTCCGTATCATTAAGAAATCTAATTGA
- a CDS encoding NADPH-dependent F420 reductase yields the protein MRVKKPTSVAIIGSGNVGRGLASSLSANGYTVTFGVRDLENFSAKSWLSEHPSISVARVEDAVDQSDVVITAFKPEGLKEMIERMGDLENKVLIDAMNSIMNKRTPFETTTHALEELTHCKNVVKCFNTTGANNLANPMFGRQGMDMFYAGNDSYAKDVAQQLAKAIGFSECYDLGGSESYVLLEQLAMVWIRISRGEIGRDFGFKLLRR from the coding sequence ATGAGAGTGAAGAAACCTACTAGTGTGGCGATAATTGGATCTGGCAATGTGGGGCGAGGCTTAGCTTCATCTTTGTCGGCTAACGGGTACACAGTAACCTTTGGTGTTAGAGATTTAGAGAATTTTTCAGCGAAGAGCTGGCTCTCGGAACACCCGAGCATTTCTGTAGCGCGAGTAGAAGATGCTGTCGATCAATCCGATGTCGTTATTACAGCGTTTAAGCCTGAGGGATTGAAAGAGATGATCGAGCGGATGGGGGATCTCGAGAACAAGGTTCTTATTGACGCTATGAACTCCATCATGAACAAGCGCACTCCATTTGAGACCACTACACACGCGCTAGAAGAGCTTACTCATTGCAAGAATGTAGTAAAGTGCTTTAATACCACAGGAGCGAACAACTTGGCTAATCCTATGTTTGGCAGACAGGGCATGGACATGTTCTATGCTGGAAATGATTCATATGCCAAAGACGTAGCTCAGCAATTGGCTAAAGCCATTGGTTTTTCTGAGTGTTACGACTTGGGAGGTAGCGAATCCTATGTTTTACTAGAACAGTTAGCTATGGTTTGGATTCGAATCTCGAGAGGTGAAATTGGTAGAGATTTTGGATTTAAACTATTGCGTAGATAA
- a CDS encoding BaiN/RdsA family NAD(P)/FAD-dependent oxidoreductase: protein MSETRSKSVIIGGGAAGFFAAIACAEADPFSEVVILEKTPNLLGKVKISGGGRCNVTHACFNPDELVEFYPRGTVELKGPFHRFGTADTMEWFTDRGVELKVESDNRIFPVTDDSQTIVDCLTEFAERAGVVIKTRTGVEGLEKEGDKWLVRLEDKQAITADKVLIATGSSKKMWDSLKKLGHKIVPPVPSLFTFNVKDPRIAGLAGVSVPNVELSLPAFGIEASGPLLVTHWGLSGPAILRLSAWGARDLHGTSYRFLLHVNFVPQLEEELLLDVLNDFRKDPDQQRKRIHSNALFDLPLRLWKNICTSAKIPEKATWSDVSKPGLKKLVDQLHKAEFVVSGKSTFKDEFVTAGGIDLNDIDFRTFSSKLHENLFMAGEVLDIDAITGGFNFQAAWTGGWIAGHAMAGEQV, encoded by the coding sequence ATGTCCGAAACGCGAAGTAAATCTGTCATTATTGGCGGGGGAGCTGCTGGCTTCTTTGCTGCCATTGCTTGTGCTGAAGCTGATCCGTTCAGTGAAGTGGTAATCCTCGAAAAGACACCGAACTTGTTGGGAAAGGTGAAAATTTCTGGAGGAGGAAGGTGTAATGTTACACATGCATGCTTCAATCCTGATGAATTGGTGGAGTTTTATCCCAGAGGAACCGTTGAGCTCAAAGGTCCTTTTCATCGATTTGGAACGGCAGATACAATGGAGTGGTTCACAGATAGAGGCGTGGAGTTAAAGGTGGAGTCGGATAACCGAATTTTCCCTGTAACCGATGATTCTCAAACCATTGTTGATTGTTTGACAGAATTTGCAGAGCGTGCTGGTGTTGTCATCAAGACGAGAACTGGTGTAGAAGGACTAGAGAAAGAAGGTGATAAGTGGCTGGTTCGCCTCGAAGACAAGCAGGCGATTACAGCTGATAAAGTCTTGATTGCTACGGGGAGTAGTAAAAAGATGTGGGACTCACTTAAAAAGCTAGGACATAAGATTGTACCTCCTGTTCCTTCATTGTTTACATTCAATGTAAAAGACCCCAGAATTGCAGGATTGGCAGGGGTTAGTGTTCCTAATGTGGAACTTTCGTTACCCGCTTTTGGTATTGAGGCAAGCGGCCCTCTTCTCGTTACACATTGGGGGTTGAGTGGTCCAGCTATTCTTCGTCTCAGCGCCTGGGGAGCTCGTGATTTACACGGCACTTCATATCGTTTTCTTCTTCATGTGAATTTTGTCCCTCAACTGGAAGAGGAGTTGCTTTTGGATGTTTTGAACGATTTCAGAAAAGATCCAGATCAACAACGCAAACGCATTCACAGTAATGCGTTGTTTGACTTGCCGCTCCGACTCTGGAAGAATATCTGTACATCCGCCAAAATCCCAGAAAAAGCCACTTGGTCAGATGTGTCAAAACCCGGTTTGAAGAAGCTGGTAGATCAGCTTCACAAGGCGGAGTTTGTGGTTTCGGGTAAGAGTACATTTAAAGATGAGTTTGTGACAGCGGGGGGTATTGACTTAAATGATATCGACTTCCGCACTTTTTCTAGCAAGCTTCATGAAAACCTCTTTATGGCGGGAGAAGTCTTGGATATTGATGCCATCACGGGTGGATTCAACTTTCAGGCTGCTTGGACCGGCGGATGGATTGCTGGACACGCTATGGCGGGCGAGCAGGTTTAA
- a CDS encoding alkaline phosphatase D family protein, with amino-acid sequence MTKIQYLSVLASIPLLSFAQPHLQVTIGEVNHREAYFSCIAYDASYRLEFYLSNDNKGVIHDKQGARISYEQNLPIRFTGLTPNQSYDLRVKYANNYAPTDTGVVALASIHTPLDWQHRVPAPDFSFVAGSCNYINEEDTDRPGSPYGGDYEIFTSMAAEDADFTLWLGDNVYQRPSDYSSPSGLSRRFIQDRTNAHLQKLLSTRPNYAILDDHDCGPNDMNSSYFLIDSGLTAFKTFWPRSQYGVRNVNDLRWIQVHSDVVFIGLDNRTHRTSTNSPTPQILGTEQIEWLISQIEFYNRASFFIISIGGQVLNSEAVFETYATYPEEQEYLLDRLASLETNNIIFLTGDRHHSEASSIQTKEGFRIVDLTISPLTSGVASATKGENNSNRIGELIHQRNYALITVKGESGDRVLIAEYKNKDGEEIITYTFRSL; translated from the coding sequence ATGACCAAGATACAGTATCTAAGCGTTCTTGCTTCCATCCCCCTGCTTTCATTTGCTCAACCCCATTTGCAAGTCACCATTGGTGAGGTCAATCACCGTGAAGCATACTTCTCATGCATTGCATATGACGCATCCTATCGTCTAGAATTCTATCTCTCAAATGACAACAAGGGTGTTATACACGATAAACAAGGAGCAAGAATTTCATATGAACAGAATTTGCCCATTCGATTTACAGGTTTAACCCCTAACCAGTCTTATGATCTTAGGGTCAAGTACGCCAACAATTATGCCCCAACAGACACGGGAGTGGTTGCGTTGGCGAGTATTCACACTCCTTTGGATTGGCAGCACAGGGTTCCTGCACCTGACTTTAGCTTTGTAGCCGGTAGCTGTAATTATATAAATGAAGAAGATACCGATCGCCCTGGTAGTCCATACGGCGGAGATTATGAAATCTTTACATCTATGGCTGCGGAGGATGCTGATTTCACACTATGGTTGGGGGATAATGTGTATCAACGCCCATCAGACTATTCTAGTCCGTCTGGATTGTCGCGACGCTTTATTCAAGACCGAACAAATGCGCATTTACAAAAGTTACTTTCCACTCGTCCTAACTACGCGATTCTAGATGATCACGATTGTGGGCCAAACGACATGAACAGCTCATACTTCTTAATTGATAGTGGTTTGACTGCCTTTAAAACTTTCTGGCCTCGATCTCAATACGGAGTTAGAAATGTTAACGACCTGCGTTGGATACAAGTGCATAGTGATGTTGTCTTTATAGGATTAGACAACAGAACTCATCGTACTTCGACCAACTCACCCACTCCTCAGATACTTGGAACGGAGCAGATCGAATGGCTTATATCGCAAATAGAGTTTTACAATCGCGCTAGCTTCTTCATCATTTCTATAGGAGGACAAGTTCTTAACTCCGAAGCCGTGTTTGAGACGTATGCAACCTATCCTGAAGAGCAAGAGTATCTCTTGGATCGTCTTGCTTCTCTTGAGACGAATAACATCATTTTCCTCACAGGTGATAGACACCACTCTGAAGCTTCATCAATACAAACAAAAGAAGGCTTCCGCATAGTAGACTTAACTATCTCTCCCCTTACTTCAGGTGTAGCAAGTGCTACCAAAGGAGAGAACAATTCAAACAGAATAGGTGAACTGATTCATCAGCGTAACTACGCACTGATTACGGTGAAAGGTGAATCTGGAGATCGAGTACTAATCGCCGAATACAAGAACAAAGATGGTGAAGAAATAATCACATATACATTTCGTTCCTTGTAA
- a CDS encoding ACT domain-containing protein, producing MTTLRDYLLKYFDEHPFLEEALHENLLNVSALARQLMPDLEEHLGKELKEGAVIMAIRRLDPPGSYRAKHKLTLYIKSLGDIVVRSGLVDYTFINSSTLVEAQAKFLQELTNMGDVFHTFSRGVEETTVVVSQKLDETVKKCYAKERMVQSRSPLSSITVKLPQTNTDVLGLYYYLFKQLAQNGINVVEVISTTNEFTVIVTESDLNRAFQVIHGLKKN from the coding sequence ATGACTACGCTCCGTGATTATTTACTCAAGTACTTCGATGAACACCCGTTTCTTGAAGAGGCATTACATGAGAATCTACTCAACGTTTCTGCTCTCGCAAGACAGCTAATGCCCGATTTAGAAGAGCACTTAGGCAAAGAGCTGAAGGAAGGTGCTGTGATTATGGCCATCCGCCGATTAGACCCTCCAGGATCTTACCGAGCCAAGCACAAACTCACTCTCTACATCAAGAGCCTTGGTGATATCGTTGTTCGATCTGGACTTGTTGATTACACTTTCATCAACTCTTCCACACTCGTAGAAGCTCAAGCTAAGTTCTTGCAAGAGCTAACCAACATGGGAGATGTCTTTCATACATTCTCCAGAGGTGTGGAAGAAACAACTGTAGTCGTTTCTCAAAAACTGGATGAAACGGTCAAGAAGTGTTATGCCAAGGAACGAATGGTTCAATCCCGCTCTCCGCTATCTTCCATTACCGTGAAGCTTCCACAAACCAATACAGATGTACTCGGTTTGTACTACTACTTATTCAAGCAGCTCGCTCAAAACGGAATCAACGTTGTAGAAGTTATCTCTACAACCAATGAATTCACCGTAATTGTAACAGAGAGCGATTTGAACCGCGCATTCCAAGTTATACACGGCCTCAAGAAGAATTAA
- a CDS encoding XRE family transcriptional regulator, protein MHHLSSNLKYLRKQKGLTQAQLAERVGLKRPIIGAYEEGRSEPKLATLIHLAHFFEVNIDALISADLSDPEALSSGNIPDTIGRSLRILPIAVDRDSDQELSSLVPVKASAGYLNGYGDVDFIEQLPRFDLPFPELTGNRSYRVFQIKGDSMLPIPPGSYIICAYVQDWSDIKNDECYVMVTRSEGVVYKRVISELNKGYFRLKSDNLEYDPYEVPVHDVIEVWKAVGFTSFEIPDGVTSASDTHHLSGALRQIQMDLNEIKQKI, encoded by the coding sequence ATGCATCATTTGTCCTCCAATTTAAAATACCTTCGGAAGCAGAAAGGGCTCACTCAAGCTCAGTTAGCAGAGAGAGTTGGACTCAAGCGTCCAATTATTGGCGCTTACGAAGAAGGGCGAAGCGAGCCTAAGCTTGCTACGCTTATACATTTAGCACATTTTTTTGAGGTCAATATCGACGCGCTAATTAGTGCTGATTTATCCGATCCGGAAGCTTTGTCAAGTGGTAACATTCCCGACACGATTGGTCGCTCTCTGCGAATTCTCCCGATTGCTGTAGATCGAGACAGTGATCAAGAGTTGAGTTCTCTGGTTCCAGTAAAGGCTTCAGCAGGATATCTAAACGGTTACGGCGATGTGGACTTCATAGAGCAATTGCCGCGATTTGATCTGCCTTTCCCTGAATTGACAGGGAATAGGAGTTATCGCGTGTTTCAAATTAAGGGAGATAGTATGCTTCCTATTCCTCCGGGATCTTACATTATATGTGCCTACGTACAGGATTGGTCGGATATAAAGAATGACGAATGCTATGTGATGGTCACTCGAAGCGAGGGTGTAGTCTACAAACGTGTCATAAGTGAGTTGAACAAGGGGTATTTCAGATTGAAATCGGATAATCTTGAATACGACCCGTATGAAGTTCCTGTTCACGATGTGATAGAAGTGTGGAAGGCTGTTGGCTTCACTTCGTTTGAGATTCCAGATGGTGTGACTTCCGCTTCAGATACGCATCATCTATCGGGAGCTCTACGTCAGATTCAAATGGACTTGAACGAAATCAAACAGAAAATATAA
- a CDS encoding M14 family metallopeptidase, whose product MRVKFTLLLSLVATQISFGQLLDLEMRHEDNQTYTYPELIDAYKKLDEASDNAALIVLGESDYGLPIHALVVTSETTTPENIDSLRQSKWVIAVNNGIHPGESCGVDASLHWLNAMLADPSIDEKTMLVVIPMYNIGGAMNRRPYTRANQNGPINQGFRGNARNYDLNRDLIKADTRNTYALYELFKRFDPEIFVDTHSTNGADYPYEMTLITSPWQKYPAPMRDLVFEAEAFMFNEMEERDVLMSPYVNVFGRTPNAGFAMFEEGAMYTTGYAALCGAVAFVTEAHMLKPYEVRVRATTAFLEGVLDLGREKGSQIRAAKLQYRNASLDSYTIRWEIDSSQHSLLDFQSFKADVVSSAVTTGERLKYSEEVEEVELPYYNRLIEVETVRVPQYYYIPFGQHDIVDRFIAAGVEMDTVTFTRPSRVPEYVVSFNIEAYHLADRPYEGHVMLRDLQVVEDEILIGTYSKLMCYRISTQQRMGRYVVECLEPMASSSFVKWNMFATYFQQKEHYSSYVFEDTAEELLQRYPDLKARFEAMKEGSDEFAQNPSAQLYWIYQQSEWFEPEYMRLPYFKSVN is encoded by the coding sequence ATGCGTGTAAAGTTCACATTGTTGTTGTCTCTTGTTGCAACTCAAATCTCCTTTGGCCAATTGCTGGATTTAGAGATGCGTCATGAAGATAATCAAACGTATACCTACCCAGAGTTAATCGACGCTTATAAGAAACTGGATGAAGCTAGTGACAATGCGGCTCTCATCGTTTTAGGTGAATCGGATTACGGACTTCCGATACACGCTTTGGTTGTGACGAGTGAAACCACAACTCCGGAAAACATTGATTCCTTGCGTCAATCGAAATGGGTGATTGCTGTGAATAATGGCATTCATCCGGGAGAAAGTTGTGGAGTAGACGCCTCTCTACATTGGCTTAATGCAATGCTTGCTGATCCATCCATAGATGAAAAGACTATGCTAGTGGTGATACCGATGTACAATATTGGAGGAGCTATGAACAGAAGGCCTTATACAAGAGCTAATCAAAATGGCCCTATTAATCAGGGCTTTAGGGGGAATGCCAGAAATTACGATTTGAACAGAGACCTGATTAAGGCCGACACTAGGAACACGTATGCACTCTATGAGCTATTCAAGCGATTTGATCCCGAAATATTTGTAGATACGCATTCAACCAATGGTGCAGATTACCCGTATGAAATGACTTTGATCACGAGTCCTTGGCAGAAGTATCCTGCTCCCATGCGCGATTTAGTTTTTGAAGCTGAAGCCTTCATGTTCAATGAAATGGAGGAAAGGGATGTGTTGATGTCTCCTTACGTGAATGTCTTTGGGAGAACTCCCAATGCAGGATTTGCCATGTTTGAAGAAGGTGCTATGTATACCACAGGATACGCGGCTCTCTGTGGCGCTGTTGCTTTTGTGACAGAAGCACACATGTTAAAGCCTTATGAAGTGCGCGTGAGAGCTACTACAGCTTTCTTGGAAGGAGTTTTAGATCTTGGACGTGAAAAGGGAAGTCAGATCCGAGCAGCCAAGTTGCAGTATCGAAACGCTTCGTTAGATTCCTACACGATTCGATGGGAAATAGATAGTAGTCAGCACTCTTTACTTGATTTTCAATCTTTTAAAGCTGATGTGGTATCCAGTGCGGTTACGACAGGCGAGCGATTGAAGTACAGTGAGGAGGTAGAAGAGGTGGAGTTGCCTTATTACAACCGACTCATTGAAGTTGAAACCGTACGAGTTCCTCAGTATTACTATATCCCTTTTGGTCAGCACGATATCGTTGATCGCTTTATAGCAGCCGGGGTGGAGATGGATACGGTAACATTTACTCGACCGTCAAGGGTACCTGAATACGTAGTTAGTTTTAACATTGAAGCGTATCATTTAGCAGATCGGCCGTACGAAGGGCATGTTATGCTTAGAGATTTGCAAGTGGTAGAAGATGAAATTTTGATTGGAACATATTCAAAGCTAATGTGTTATCGAATTTCAACACAACAAAGGATGGGAAGATATGTGGTTGAGTGTTTGGAGCCGATGGCTTCTAGCAGTTTTGTGAAGTGGAATATGTTTGCCACGTATTTTCAACAAAAGGAGCACTACAGTTCCTATGTCTTTGAAGATACAGCTGAAGAACTACTACAGAGATATCCCGATCTCAAGGCCCGATTTGAGGCGATGAAAGAAGGAAGTGATGAATTCGCTCAAAACCCTTCAGCTCAATTGTATTGGATATACCAACAATCAGAATGGTTTGAACCGGAATACATGCGACTACCTTATTTCAAGTCGGTCAATTAG
- a CDS encoding M14 family zinc carboxypeptidase, giving the protein MSTSDSTLTNALSWWHSNSEPHDRWLTHAQMVRLFTKVNVNYSVIGRSVEGREIREYVLGTGSRGAVLWSQMHGNEATATYALVDLLLYIESHAQESWLADVLRRIHIRAIPMVNPDGAERWSRRTALNIDPNRDAVALSSPETKLLMDRIKASGAEVAFNLHDQRNIFHLEGTDHSAVISFLAPSADASRSVNPTRRKSMNWISHLQKITKQFYEPGAGKYTDEYYPTAFGENVQALGIPTILIESGAAPGDPNRNVARKLNFILLIEALRVLSNSTVLNDYSIADYKAIPLNDNKQWDLKIENVTIRYSDRSIVADLGIRYNYHPDKTTGKLAYMAILGDIGDLSHQCALQTIDAKEAVFENGERLPQLDEAASFTLYGEQNISIKNGVLIP; this is encoded by the coding sequence ATGTCTACTTCTGACTCTACCTTGACTAATGCATTGTCATGGTGGCACTCCAATAGTGAACCGCATGACCGTTGGCTTACTCATGCTCAAATGGTGAGATTGTTTACAAAAGTAAACGTTAACTATAGCGTAATAGGAAGGTCGGTAGAAGGAAGAGAGATTCGCGAGTATGTTCTTGGCACCGGAAGTCGCGGAGCAGTGCTATGGTCGCAAATGCACGGCAATGAAGCGACTGCTACTTACGCACTGGTGGATTTACTTTTGTATATAGAGTCGCATGCTCAAGAATCTTGGTTAGCGGATGTATTAAGGCGAATTCATATACGGGCTATTCCGATGGTTAACCCTGATGGAGCGGAAAGATGGAGTAGACGTACTGCGTTGAATATCGATCCCAATAGAGATGCTGTGGCCTTGAGTTCACCAGAAACGAAATTACTCATGGATCGCATCAAGGCATCTGGCGCTGAAGTTGCGTTTAACCTACACGATCAGCGCAACATATTCCACTTAGAGGGCACTGATCACAGTGCAGTCATCAGTTTTTTAGCACCTTCAGCCGATGCGAGCAGATCGGTTAACCCTACGCGCCGAAAATCGATGAATTGGATATCTCATTTACAGAAGATCACCAAGCAGTTTTACGAACCTGGAGCGGGTAAATATACTGATGAGTACTATCCTACGGCATTTGGAGAAAATGTTCAAGCTTTGGGGATTCCCACTATTTTGATTGAATCAGGTGCTGCTCCCGGTGACCCGAATAGAAACGTGGCTAGGAAACTCAACTTTATTCTGCTGATAGAAGCTTTGCGCGTACTGTCGAATTCGACCGTTTTGAACGATTATTCCATTGCTGATTACAAGGCAATCCCACTTAACGACAATAAGCAGTGGGATTTAAAGATTGAGAATGTAACGATTCGCTATTCAGATCGAAGCATTGTTGCGGATCTAGGGATTCGGTATAACTACCATCCTGATAAAACGACGGGCAAGTTGGCGTACATGGCAATTCTTGGAGATATCGGCGATCTTTCCCATCAATGTGCCTTGCAAACGATAGATGCTAAGGAAGCGGTCTTCGAGAATGGAGAAAGGCTACCTCAATTGGATGAGGCAGCCTCGTTCACTCTCTATGGAGAGCAGAATATCTCCATAAAGAATGGCGTTCTTATTCCTTAG
- a CDS encoding SRPBCC family protein, translating into MYTLRTTQRIPISLDEAWAYFSSPGNLNEITPDDMGFHILGEVPEKMYQGMFINYKVTPLLGIKMDWTTEITHVVNRSFFVDEQRVGPYKIWHHEHHFKEIEGGVEMTDIVSYALPFGWIGKLAHPLLVKRKLNSIFEFRFAAVERIFGTFKDSMA; encoded by the coding sequence ATGTACACATTGCGCACTACACAGCGAATTCCAATTTCATTAGATGAGGCCTGGGCGTATTTTTCATCACCGGGAAATTTAAATGAAATCACACCTGATGACATGGGGTTTCACATTCTCGGTGAAGTTCCTGAGAAGATGTATCAGGGCATGTTTATCAATTACAAAGTGACGCCATTACTCGGAATAAAAATGGATTGGACAACCGAAATTACGCATGTAGTTAATCGGTCGTTTTTTGTTGATGAACAGCGTGTAGGCCCTTATAAAATCTGGCATCATGAACACCATTTCAAAGAAATTGAGGGAGGTGTCGAGATGACCGACATCGTCAGTTATGCCCTACCTTTTGGATGGATTGGTAAACTCGCACATCCACTTTTGGTAAAGCGAAAATTGAATAGCATCTTCGAATTTAGATTCGCAGCCGTTGAACGTATCTTCGGCACCTTTAAAGACTCTATGGCATGA